A single Deltaproteobacteria bacterium DNA region contains:
- a CDS encoding helix-turn-helix transcriptional regulator: protein MEERGIVEKIRRIRRNKRITLKELAARTGLTEGYLSRIENSESAPPISTLGRIARGLNIDVSYLLLSGNATEEGNPNIVVVRKNELSEVHSSKTPHQKTVYGYQYEPLAHQKQGKNMEPYILVPDFEPGEVLQHEGEEFFYVVRGTIEFFYGTERYTLTEGDSVYFDAHIPHNGRSLGEEKARVLIIIYPYKRL from the coding sequence TTGGAGGAAAGAGGGATTGTCGAAAAGATAAGGCGGATCAGGCGGAACAAGAGAATCACCTTGAAGGAGCTGGCCGCGAGGACGGGATTGACCGAGGGGTATTTGTCCCGCATAGAGAATTCTGAAAGTGCCCCACCCATTTCCACTCTGGGTCGAATCGCCCGGGGGTTGAACATCGATGTTTCCTACCTTCTCCTGTCCGGGAATGCGACCGAAGAGGGCAATCCGAATATCGTGGTTGTCAGAAAGAACGAGCTCAGCGAGGTTCATTCCTCCAAAACTCCCCACCAGAAAACGGTCTATGGATACCAGTACGAACCACTCGCCCATCAGAAGCAGGGGAAAAACATGGAGCCCTATATCCTGGTCCCGGATTTTGAGCCCGGAGAGGTGCTCCAACACGAAGGAGAGGAGTTCTTCTACGTGGTGAGGGGAACCATCGAGTTCTTCTATGGCACTGAGAGATATACCCTCACAGAGGGAGACAGTGTCTATTTTGATGCGCATATTCCTCATAACGGGAGAAGTCTGGGGGAGGAAAAGGCGAGAGTGCTGATTATCATCTATCCGTACAAGAGGTTATGA